Proteins found in one Mucilaginibacter gracilis genomic segment:
- a CDS encoding tetratricopeptide repeat protein produces MKFTVFCFALMMAACTALAQKANDALLLDMYQNQRYMEAANYLKSVYPEPVSDMKVLSRLAYTYQMAGKLPDAIGYYQRMYLQDSTNVPVLFNLASLNATRDNNAQALFYYQKIIAVDSLNFSVNKRLGNMYSLKLDTVNALKYLTRANKIDADEPEVAVQLSAFLLLGNKNKEADAVLRKSLAADTTNIILIRALMKLSYATKKYPQTIKYANTLLALGDDNADIYNKMASAYYELKNYACCIEWFMELPSIYQTERTFYLTAESYKKLKDYNKALEYFNQVLLQSISDNTYAYYSEIADTYQTMHKLKPATVNYQKSLFFKEKPMVFYSLANLYDTDLHNKRDAIKYYKKYLETNPPAKDKDYITYVQSRIKILQAK; encoded by the coding sequence ATGAAATTTACTGTTTTTTGCTTTGCGCTGATGATGGCCGCCTGCACGGCCTTGGCCCAAAAAGCTAACGATGCCCTGCTGTTGGATATGTACCAAAACCAACGCTATATGGAAGCCGCCAATTACCTAAAAAGCGTGTACCCCGAGCCTGTAAGCGATATGAAGGTACTTTCGCGCCTGGCTTATACCTACCAAATGGCTGGCAAACTGCCCGATGCAATTGGTTATTACCAGCGCATGTATTTGCAAGATAGCACCAACGTGCCCGTGCTGTTTAACCTGGCCTCCCTAAATGCCACGCGCGACAACAATGCCCAGGCACTTTTTTACTATCAAAAAATAATAGCTGTTGATAGCCTTAATTTTTCGGTAAACAAACGCCTGGGCAATATGTACAGCTTAAAGCTGGATACCGTTAATGCGCTTAAATATTTAACCCGGGCCAACAAAATTGACGCCGACGAGCCGGAGGTTGCCGTGCAGCTTAGTGCATTTTTACTACTGGGCAATAAAAACAAGGAGGCCGACGCGGTTTTGCGCAAGTCCCTTGCTGCCGATACTACCAATATTATTTTGATACGCGCCCTCATGAAACTGAGCTATGCCACCAAAAAGTACCCGCAAACCATAAAATATGCCAACACGCTGCTGGCCCTTGGCGATGATAATGCCGATATTTATAACAAAATGGCATCGGCATATTACGAGCTTAAAAATTATGCTTGCTGTATTGAATGGTTTATGGAGCTGCCCAGCATTTACCAAACCGAACGTACTTTTTACCTTACGGCCGAGAGCTACAAAAAGTTAAAAGATTATAACAAGGCCCTTGAGTATTTTAACCAGGTGCTGCTGCAAAGCATATCCGACAATACATACGCCTATTACAGCGAAATTGCCGATACCTACCAAACCATGCACAAGCTAAAACCTGCCACCGTTAATTACCAAAAAAGCTTGTTTTTTAAAGAGAAACCCATGGTTTTTTACAGCCTGGCCAACCTTTATGATACCGACCTGCACAACAAGCGCGACGCCATTAAATACTACAAAAAGTACTTGGAAACTAACCCACCCGCTAAAGACAAAGATTATATTACCTATGTGCAAAGCCGCATTAAAATACTGCAAGCCAAATAA
- a CDS encoding M1 family metallopeptidase: MRYQTSKFLCLLGMAGLLLVGNGSANAQAPAAADSIKYNHLDLFGPITWPTPGSQLRSPGGFPGVQYWQNRADYHIKASLTEGTQDTTITGEVTILYTNNSPDKLDYLWMQLDQNLFKPGSRGASTTPVEGDRFDVKGFARGGYHIASVTVTYLDKSYTVKPVISDARMQVRLNTPLGGKGDKVQVKINYSFSIPFYGADRMGRKKFKDGYVYEIAQWYPRMCVYDDVEGWNTLPYMGLGEFYCEYGDFDYYITAPSNMLVVGSGDLQNPAQVLTATQNRRLDAARGSDKTVMIINPQEATAQASVPAMGATKTWHFKMLNSRDVSWAASKAFIWDAAKVDFPSGRKGIAMSAYPVESYGADAHESWGRSTEYLKYSMEIYSGEYYEYPWNSAVSVSGVALGMEYPGIIFCLDNLKGKDLWGDITHEIGHNWFPMIVGSNERKYMWLDEGFNTFINQYSSLHFNNGEYGDTVSRPARTLIRSLVRNQDPLMTASEAMNLRDYGLYYVKTSLGLDMLRNVVLGHDRFDYAFHNYIKNWALKHPTPYDFFRAMNSASGEDLNWFFKGWFFTTWKLDQAISSVKLVTEGKPENGVLITLVNKEKLAMPVDLKIVQANGKTETLHLPVEVWQRGAIWTFKYPSTSTIESITLDPDKQLPDVDLTNNVYKASK; encoded by the coding sequence ATGCGTTATCAAACTTCAAAATTTTTATGCCTGCTTGGTATGGCGGGTTTATTACTGGTTGGCAACGGCAGTGCAAATGCACAGGCCCCCGCCGCAGCCGATTCTATTAAATACAATCACCTCGATTTGTTTGGCCCTATCACCTGGCCAACTCCGGGTTCGCAACTGCGGTCGCCGGGTGGTTTTCCGGGTGTACAGTACTGGCAAAACCGTGCCGATTATCACATTAAAGCATCCCTAACCGAAGGCACTCAGGATACTACCATCACCGGCGAGGTTACCATATTATACACCAACAACAGCCCCGATAAGTTAGATTACCTGTGGATGCAGCTAGATCAAAACCTGTTTAAACCAGGTTCGCGCGGGGCATCAACCACGCCGGTTGAGGGCGATAGGTTTGATGTTAAGGGCTTTGCCCGCGGCGGTTACCATATTGCAAGTGTAACGGTTACTTATTTAGATAAAAGTTATACCGTAAAACCTGTAATAAGCGATGCCCGTATGCAGGTGCGCTTAAACACGCCGCTTGGTGGCAAGGGCGATAAGGTGCAGGTTAAAATAAATTACAGTTTCTCGATACCCTTTTACGGTGCCGACCGCATGGGCCGCAAAAAGTTTAAAGATGGTTACGTGTACGAGATAGCCCAATGGTACCCGCGCATGTGCGTTTACGATGATGTGGAAGGCTGGAACACGCTACCCTACATGGGCCTTGGCGAGTTTTACTGCGAATATGGCGATTTTGATTATTACATAACCGCACCATCAAACATGCTGGTTGTTGGCTCGGGTGATTTGCAAAACCCCGCCCAGGTGCTTACCGCTACCCAAAACCGCAGGCTTGATGCCGCCCGTGGCAGCGATAAAACCGTGATGATTATTAACCCGCAGGAAGCAACCGCGCAAGCATCCGTACCGGCAATGGGTGCTACAAAAACCTGGCACTTTAAAATGCTGAACAGTCGCGATGTATCGTGGGCGGCATCAAAGGCGTTTATTTGGGATGCAGCCAAGGTTGATTTCCCTTCGGGCCGCAAGGGCATTGCCATGTCGGCCTACCCGGTAGAAAGCTACGGTGCCGACGCGCACGAAAGCTGGGGCCGATCAACCGAGTACTTGAAATACAGTATGGAAATATATTCGGGCGAGTATTACGAATATCCGTGGAATTCGGCAGTAAGCGTTTCGGGCGTTGCCCTGGGTATGGAGTATCCGGGTATTATTTTTTGTTTGGATAACCTGAAGGGTAAAGATTTATGGGGCGATATTACGCACGAAATTGGCCACAACTGGTTCCCGATGATTGTTGGCTCAAACGAACGCAAATACATGTGGCTCGACGAAGGTTTTAACACCTTTATCAACCAATACTCAAGTCTGCATTTTAATAACGGCGAGTATGGCGATACCGTTTCGCGCCCGGCCCGTACACTAATCAGGAGCCTGGTACGCAACCAGGACCCTTTAATGACGGCATCCGAAGCCATGAACCTGCGCGATTATGGTTTGTATTACGTAAAAACATCGTTAGGCCTTGATATGCTGCGCAACGTTGTGCTTGGGCACGATAGGTTTGATTACGCTTTTCATAACTATATTAAAAACTGGGCTTTAAAACACCCAACACCTTACGATTTTTTCCGCGCCATGAACAGTGCCAGCGGCGAAGACCTTAACTGGTTTTTTAAGGGCTGGTTTTTTACCACCTGGAAACTTGACCAGGCCATTAGCAGCGTAAAATTAGTTACCGAGGGCAAACCCGAAAACGGTGTTTTAATAACCCTGGTAAATAAAGAAAAACTGGCCATGCCCGTTGATTTAAAAATTGTACAGGCCAACGGCAAAACCGAAACCCTGCACCTGCCCGTAGAGGTGTGGCAACGCGGCGCCATCTGGACGTTTAAGTACCCATCAACCAGCACCATAGAAAGCATTACCCTTGACCCGGATAAGCAGTTACCCGATGTTGACCTTACCAATAACGTTTACAAGGCATCAAAATAA
- a CDS encoding response regulator: MSKKIIVIEDNHDILDMIAYILEDEGYEVISSLDAEPLKDIETHKPDLVLLDDWLADGYGHQLCAQLKANPATSSIPVLLVSSVQNLNELAKQSRADGFIRKPFDIDYLIDTVKQHLKA, encoded by the coding sequence ATGAGTAAAAAAATAATTGTTATTGAAGATAATCATGATATTTTAGATATGATTGCCTATATTTTAGAGGATGAGGGGTACGAAGTAATATCATCGTTAGATGCCGAACCGCTAAAAGATATTGAAACCCACAAACCCGATTTGGTTTTATTAGACGATTGGCTGGCCGATGGTTATGGCCACCAGTTATGCGCACAATTAAAAGCAAACCCGGCAACCAGCAGCATCCCGGTATTGCTGGTATCATCTGTACAAAACCTTAACGAACTTGCCAAACAAAGCCGCGCCGATGGCTTTATACGCAAACCATTTGATATAGATTACCTTATTGATACGGTTAAACAACACCTAAAGGCTTAA
- a CDS encoding sterol desaturase family protein, giving the protein MPGFELRDKAAVFLLAMLVVLTLVEMILSYRENRKFYQKRDTLNNLYLTGLAFCLNLTVKGATFFVLNFTWQFRLFTISNPVLYWVVLIVVQDFLYWVLHYTGHYCRLFWAMHVTHHSSQHFNFTVGFRSTVFEPLYRVFFYLPLALMGFNALDILYAYLVTQLYGNLVHTQYKISLPKWYGYIFVTPSLHSVHHASNIPYLDKNMGMVLIIWDRLFGTYQAENLPEPTRYGLTHQPEDMGPVNIIFHEWRALIADMRQAPGVGTKLKYLFKPPGWSHNGSTKTARQLQKEYRNRR; this is encoded by the coding sequence ATGCCAGGGTTTGAGCTAAGAGATAAAGCAGCTGTTTTTTTGCTGGCCATGCTGGTTGTTTTAACGCTTGTTGAAATGATACTCAGCTACCGCGAAAACCGCAAATTTTACCAAAAGCGCGATACCCTTAACAACCTTTACCTTACCGGCCTTGCCTTTTGCCTAAACCTAACGGTAAAAGGTGCTACCTTTTTTGTATTAAATTTTACCTGGCAGTTTAGGCTGTTTACCATTAGCAACCCCGTGCTGTATTGGGTAGTGCTCATTGTAGTTCAGGATTTTTTGTACTGGGTGCTGCACTATACTGGCCATTACTGCCGCCTGTTTTGGGCCATGCACGTAACGCACCACAGCAGCCAGCATTTTAACTTTACCGTTGGCTTCCGCAGTACGGTGTTTGAGCCTTTGTACCGCGTGTTTTTTTATTTGCCGCTTGCGCTGATGGGCTTTAACGCCTTAGATATTTTGTATGCCTACCTGGTAACCCAGCTTTACGGCAATTTGGTGCACACGCAATATAAAATAAGTTTGCCCAAATGGTACGGTTATATTTTTGTAACCCCATCGTTGCACAGCGTTCACCATGCATCAAACATACCCTACCTGGATAAAAATATGGGCATGGTATTAATTATATGGGACAGGCTTTTTGGCACCTACCAGGCCGAAAACCTGCCCGAACCAACCCGCTACGGCCTCACACACCAACCCGAAGATATGGGCCCGGTAAATATCATTTTCCACGAATGGCGGGCCCTTATTGCCGATATGCGCCAGGCCCCGGGCGTAGGCACCAAACTAAAATACCTTTTTAAGCCACCCGGCTGGAGCCACAACGGCAGCACCAAAACCGCCCGCCAACTGCAAAAAGAGTATCGCAACCGCAGATAG
- the aroB gene encoding 3-dehydroquinate synthase translates to MKQIDSISYPIYFNSIAEKLDKFIEDGKYSRFFILTDEHTALHCLPLITDKVNPDNYDLLEVSAGEESKTIDFCIGIWKMLIDFDADRNSLLINLGGGVVTDLGGFAASTYKRGIDFIHIPTTLLSQVDASIGGKTGIDIDNLKNIIGTFTQPKAVFIEHAFLETLPARQIKSGTAEMLKHGLIADADYWHALKNSNLEKPEAELVYQSAVIKNKVVTEDPSERGQRKILNFGHTIGHALESYSLDHDKNPLTHGEAIAAGMICEAWLSHQKCDLPAADLDEIVSTLLAIYGKYQVKEASFVELRNIMKKDKKNQGGKINCSLLTKIGDCRIDNICTDDELCDSLRYYAQLEYARV, encoded by the coding sequence ATGAAGCAAATAGACAGCATTAGTTACCCTATATATTTTAACAGCATTGCCGAAAAACTTGATAAATTTATCGAGGATGGCAAGTATTCGCGCTTTTTTATCCTTACCGACGAGCATACAGCTCTGCATTGCCTGCCTTTGATCACCGACAAGGTTAACCCCGATAATTACGATTTATTAGAGGTTAGTGCCGGAGAAGAAAGTAAAACTATTGATTTTTGCATCGGCATTTGGAAAATGCTGATTGATTTTGATGCCGACCGTAACAGCCTGCTTATTAACCTAGGCGGCGGCGTAGTTACCGATTTGGGAGGCTTTGCCGCTTCAACCTATAAACGCGGAATCGATTTTATACACATCCCCACCACGCTGCTATCGCAGGTTGATGCTTCCATAGGCGGCAAAACGGGTATCGATATTGATAACCTTAAAAACATTATTGGCACCTTTACGCAGCCCAAGGCGGTGTTTATTGAGCACGCTTTTTTAGAAACGCTGCCCGCAAGGCAAATTAAATCGGGAACGGCCGAGATGCTTAAACATGGCCTTATTGCCGATGCCGATTACTGGCACGCGCTAAAAAACAGCAATTTGGAAAAACCCGAAGCCGAATTGGTTTATCAATCCGCAGTTATAAAAAACAAGGTTGTTACCGAAGACCCATCCGAACGCGGCCAACGCAAAATATTAAACTTTGGCCACACCATTGGCCACGCGTTGGAGAGTTACTCGTTAGATCATGATAAAAACCCGCTAACCCACGGCGAAGCTATTGCCGCCGGTATGATATGCGAAGCCTGGCTATCACACCAAAAATGCGACTTGCCTGCCGCCGATTTAGACGAAATTGTGAGCACCCTGCTTGCCATTTACGGTAAATACCAGGTTAAAGAAGCAAGCTTTGTGGAGTTGCGCAACATTATGAAAAAAGACAAAAAAAACCAGGGCGGCAAAATTAACTGTTCATTATTAACAAAAATTGGCGACTGCCGTATTGATAATATTTGTACAGATGACGAACTTTGCGATAGTTTACGATACTATGCACAGTTAGAATATGCCAGGGTTTGA
- a CDS encoding RNA-binding S4 domain-containing protein → MIEFILTGPYIPLIQLLKATNLVQTGGEAQIVVSEGQVLYNGQVDTRKRLKVKVGDIVEFNGKKILVK, encoded by the coding sequence ATGATCGAATTTATTTTAACCGGCCCATACATACCTCTTATACAGCTATTAAAGGCCACAAACCTGGTGCAAACCGGCGGCGAAGCGCAAATTGTTGTAAGTGAGGGCCAAGTGCTATACAATGGCCAGGTTGATACCCGCAAACGCCTCAAGGTAAAAGTTGGCGATATAGTAGAGTTTAACGGGAAAAAAATTTTAGTAAAATAA